The Streptomyces sp. HSG2 genome has a segment encoding these proteins:
- a CDS encoding IS982 family transposase, producing MTNDLETLITALYVKIDDELGGPRWLGRPPLPTDSELVCAAVAQAMLGFTSEAHWLRYARKHLSGMFPYLPRQSGYNKRLRAALGLVKRVIRLLAKSSDFWLDDCWIVDSTPVPCGMSRPTVKRSDLAGWAGYGYCASHSRFFWGLRLYLVCTPAGMPILWALADPKIGEREVLAAMLEVEAAVVAAHDDGILLISDKGFAGRDFEQLLADQGITLLRPSRKREKARYGEPMLKKVRQLIESVNDTLKGQLDPEGHGGRCCAGVAVRVAQRILAMAAAIWLNSLTGAPITRSLIAYDH from the coding sequence GTGACGAACGACCTCGAGACCCTCATCACCGCACTGTACGTGAAGATCGACGACGAGTTGGGAGGACCGCGATGGCTGGGCAGGCCGCCGTTGCCGACCGACTCCGAACTGGTGTGCGCCGCGGTCGCCCAGGCGATGCTCGGCTTCACCTCCGAAGCCCACTGGCTGCGCTACGCCCGCAAGCACCTGTCCGGGATGTTTCCGTACCTGCCCCGGCAGTCCGGCTACAACAAACGCCTGCGTGCGGCGCTCGGCCTGGTCAAGCGGGTCATCCGCTTGCTCGCGAAGTCGTCCGACTTCTGGCTGGACGACTGCTGGATCGTGGACTCCACCCCGGTGCCGTGTGGCATGTCGCGGCCCACCGTGAAACGCTCCGACCTGGCCGGATGGGCCGGATACGGCTACTGCGCCAGCCACTCGCGGTTCTTCTGGGGGCTGCGGCTGTACCTCGTGTGCACCCCGGCCGGGATGCCGATCCTGTGGGCCCTGGCGGACCCGAAGATCGGCGAACGCGAGGTGCTGGCCGCGATGCTGGAGGTCGAAGCAGCCGTCGTCGCCGCGCACGACGACGGCATTCTGCTCATCTCCGACAAGGGCTTCGCCGGCCGAGACTTCGAACAGCTGCTGGCCGACCAGGGCATCACCTTGCTGCGGCCCTCCCGCAAGCGCGAGAAGGCCCGCTACGGCGAACCGATGCTGAAGAAGGTCCGCCAGTTGATCGAGTCGGTCAACGACACCCTCAAAGGCCAGCTCGACCCGGAAGGCCACGGCGGGCGATGTTGCGCGGGCGTCGCGGTCCGCGTCGCCCAGCGCATCCTGGCCATGGCCGCCGCGATCTGGCTGAACAGCCTGACCGGCGCACCGATCACTCGATCGTTGATCGCCTACGACCACTGA